The following nucleotide sequence is from Elusimicrobiota bacterium.
GCCACTTATCTGTATTCCACCTTTCTCTATATGCACTCTTGGATACCCTGTTTTAGGTGCATCATTGTCCGCATCTGTATATTTTACTCTATACACAAATGTAGTAGTGCTTGTACCTGTCTCAGGATACAAACCACGAGCTCCTGGGTAATTAGGCTCACCTGTCCAACTTAATACGGGTGCTGTGTTAGGTGTAGGTGTAGAAATAACTACATTATTAACTGTAACAGATATCTGACTTGTCGCTGTTTGGCTACTTGTATCTACTGCTACTGCTTTTATTGTATGACTACCATTGGAATATGCTGTTGTATTTAATGACCATGCATATGGTGCTGATGTATCTATTGATTTTAACACACTATCTACATAGAAACCTACTTGCGTTACTGCTATATCATCTGTCGCATTAGCGGTCACACTAACACTACCGGATACCGTTGCACCATTTGCCGGATTTGTTATAGTTACTGTTGGTGGATTGTCCACTGGCGGAGGAGTCACTACATTATTAACCATAACGGATATCTGGGCAGTCGCTGTTTGACTGCTTGTATCAACCGCTACCGCTTTTATTGTATGACTGCCATTTGTATATGCTGTTGTATCTAATGACCATGCATATGGTGCTGATGTATCTATTGACTTTAATACATTGTCCACATAAAAATCAACTTGTGTTACTGCTTTATCATCTGTAGCATTAGCGGTTACATTAACGCTACCGGATATCGTTGCACCGTTAGCTGGACTTGTTATAGATACTGTTGGCGGATTGTCTACCGGTGGCGGAGTCACTACATTATTTATCGTAACAGATATCTGACTAGTCGCTGTTTGGCTGCTCGTATCAACTGCTACCGCTTTTATTGTATGACTGCCATTTGTATATGCTGTTGTATTTAATGAATATGCATATGGTGCTGAGGTGTCTATTGACTTTAATACATTATCTACATAGAAACCGACTTGCGTTACTGCTATATCATCTGTCGCATTAGCGGTCACACTAACACTACCGGATACCGTTGCACCGTTAGCTGGACTTGTAATAGATACTGTTGGTGGATTATCTACTGGCGATGATATAGTTGTAAAACTATAATCACCAGTCATTGTTGGATTACCTGCCATATCTACTGTTACTATCCTGTAATGATAAAGTGTCTTTTCAGTAAGACCACTTAGTGTAACACTATGTGAGTATATACCATTGACATCTGCCAGTGGCGTTGCCTTACCATAACTTGTCGTTAAACCATACTCTACCTTACTGTTGGCTAACTCATTTGTTGTCCATTTAATCAATGCTCCACTACTCGTTATATTTGTTGATGTTACTGCACTTACTAATGGTGGTGTGGTGTCTGCTGGTGTAGGTGTAGAAATTATCGGTGGAACCACTACATTATTTATCGTAATAGATATCTGACTAGTCGCTGTTTGGCTGCTCGTATCTACTGCAACTGCTTTTATCGTATGACTGCCATTTGTATATGCTGTCGTATTTAATGAATATGCATATGGTGCTGAGGTGTCTATTGATTTTAATACATTATCTACATAAAAACCCACTTGCGTTACTGCTACATCATCTGTCGCATTAGCAGCAACACTAACACTACCAGATACCGTTGCACCGTTAGCTGGACTTGTTATAGACACTGTTGGTGGATTGTCTGCTGCTGATAGAGTTCCAAATAAACAACTTAACTCTATCATTCCTACTACTAAAAACAACAAACTTCTTTTTGCCATAAAACCTCCGTTATTTAATATGTCCCTCAGTTATTTTATGACTGCTTATGTTAACATTATTCTACTTTTGCTTTTATCGACCGATTCTTAGATTTAATACCAATGATGCAAATTGCAATAATATTTTTACATCCTCCTAAGTCACTATACCTTTCTATTACGTTAGACGATTTATTAAAAAAAATGTTCCAGAGTTAAAATATTTTTCTGTTTTTATTTATGTCCAGTAGATATTATTTTTCGAAGATAATATTGGTTAGGAAAATTTAACAGCCTACAGAAGATGATTTATATCATAGAAATTTGAAAGATGAAGACAGAGCAAGCTCTGCCACTACAGTGTTGTTGTAGTTACCGACCTCGATCGGCATTAACTTATGTTGGTTAGTTATTTGCTGTTTTCGGAGAGGAACTTACAGGAGAATGTTATCTTACTTTATATAAAAATTCACTTATTTCGGGGTCTGATGGGTCTATTTTTTTTGCTTGTTTCCACATTTTTATTGCCATGTTTTTATTATTAAGAGCATAATAAGCAGAACCTGCACGTTTTAATGCAAGCACATTATCAGGTTCTAATTCTAAGACATCTTCACATTCCATAATTCCCCGTTCGTAATCATTATTATAGATACAATCAAGAGCTGTCTTGAGTTTTTGCTCAATAATTGTCTTTCCTTTAACTGTCGTTTCTCTTTTAGCTATACCTGGATATTCCTGTTCCATAAATTCTGACAGTTTACCGATAGTCTGGTTTTCAGGCTCTATCTGTTGTGCATATTTAATTGCAAACACAGCAATTCTTTCATTCCCTTCTATTCTTAAATACGAATTAATACTTTTTCTAATTAAATTATGGATTTTGCCTTTTTCCGCATCACGGAAAATAATTGCAATTATTTTTCTGAGTTGTACTTTCAATTTTTGAATGTTGTTATCTGTAGGTTCTGTTTTTAGTAAATCGTCAACATTTGACAGCGCTTCTAAATACATACCTTCTAAACACAGGGAATTAACTTCATCAGTTAAAAGTCTTTTTCTTTCTTTTTTGGAAATAGGTGGTTGATATACAACTTTGGGAGTTTCCTCAATTTCCTCACTGACTTTTTCTTTATCTACCTCTTTTACCTCTTCATCTTTGCTTCCAAATTGTATTAGACTAACTGAAAAAATATGAACGATTTCTAAATTTTTTCGTGACACCATACTATAATCAATTTTAATTTTAGACCACTCAAATCCTAAACCAAAACTATAGTTTTCCAGATCATACCCTATCTTGTATCCAGCTCTTAAAGCAAGCATATCTCCAATCCAACATTCTAAACCGACATTTTCTTTAATATCACTATCATTTGGCTTCACAATATCCATTTCAACTGTTAAATCAGTCTTCTGGGATAAGCTTAACTGATATCCAACTCCAACGCGAAAAGTGGTTGGCATAGGGTCTGATACTGCAATATATTTTATTGGTGTACCTATATTTTGCATAACCGTACCAACACTTAACCCTTCCACAGGAGTTATATATAACCCGCCAATATCCGCACCATATGCTGTAGCATTATATTTTTCTACTAAAGTAGAAGAAAATAATTTCGCATTAACCCCTACTGAAAAATTATATAGAATTTCCTTTGCATAACCAAGGGTATAAAGATAATCCCTCTGAACACTTAACTTGGATACATTACCGCTGTCATCTTCCCATTCAATTTTCCCGGCATCATATGTAAATACACTTCCAGCTAATACTCCCATTTTGCCAATATTTTGACCATATCCAACCAGGCCATAATTAAAACTTACTTCCGGCTCTTGAAAATACGTACATGTAAATTCTCGTTCCAAATTAGCCATTCCAGCAGGATTATAGTGAAGTCCATATAAATCATCGGATATTGCTACATACGCTTCGCCCATTGAAGAAGCACGACCGCCAACATATTGTTTAAGGAGAGTACCACCGCTAGTACTTGTACCAGAAGAATACAATATAGTACAGGATTGAAAAAAAAAGGTTACAACAATTAAGTCCCTCAGGAACATTAAGTTCTCCTATTGGAGTTTATTATAGGTTTTGTATTTTATAATAATATATTTTATTTTCATTATGAATTTTCTGTTTAAACTCACCCCGCACCTCTTTTATTTTGTGCCCTGAGGGACATTTTTATTAAGAAGTGCGAGGTGCTTTGTCCTTGATTATTTGATAACTACAATTTTTTTGCTTACGCTATCTTTTCCAGCTTTCATTCTGACAACATAAACCCCGCTTGCAACAATGTCTTCTTCAAAATTTCTCCCGTTCCACATAGATTGATAGGCACCGACAGCCATGTCTTCATCTATTAGGGTTTTTACCTTTTCTCCTCTTGCATTATATATTGCCACTGTTACATGTACAACCTCTCCAAATTGTGCTGTTTTACCTCCAACTGTAAAGTTGATTTTAGTAGATTGTCCGCTTACAGGGTTAATAACAGTATCTGTTGGTTTTATTTCAGCAGTAATTCCTATATTTGTTGGAGTTGAATTTACGATAGTATATACATTAGAAACTGTAACTGTAATTTCGGTATTAGTGGTTTGATTGGCTGTGTCAGTTGCTATTACTTTAATTATGTGAGAACCATTTGAATATCCGGTAGTATTCCATGACCAGGAATAAGGAGTAACACTATCAGTGCTTTTGAAAACATTGTCAATATAGAAACTGACCTGAGTTACACCGTTATCATCTGATGCACTTACAGTAACATTAACATTACCAGATACAGTTGCGCCACTAGCAGGACTGGTAATAGATACTGTTGGCAGATTGTCTGCTACCGGTGCAACTACAGTTATAGATACTGTTGCTATATTGCTGTCAACTTTACCATCATTCACCTTGAAAGTGAAACTATCTGTTCCTGTATATCCGCTAGCTGGTGTATAGGTGCATTTTGAATTTTCCTGTTCTGGTATAGTTATCATTTGTTCCAGTGTCCCATGAGCAGGTGAGGTAACAATACTGTATGACAACAAGTCACCATCTGCATCACTCGCAGTCAAGGTTATTGTCTTGGCTGTATCTTTGGTTGCACTAACACTTTGGTCACTTGCAACAGGCGGAGTGTTTACTGTGACAGTACTATTATTAACCGTAACACTGATTTGACTGCTGGTTGACTGGCTTATTGTATCATACGCCAGCACCTTAATTGTATGTGAGGCATTTGAATATACCGTTGTATCCCAACTCCATGTATATGGGGCACTTGTATCTGTTGATTTGCATACATTATCTATGTAAAACTCTACTCGGCTTACTCCATGGTCATCAGATGCTATTGCAGTTATATTAGCCAATCCTGCTACCGTATTGCCGTTTGTATACGTAGATATGCTTACAGTAGGCGGATTGTCCGCTACATTGTTATTAACCGTAACACTGATTTGACTGCTGGTTGACTGGCTTATTGTATCATACGCCAGCACCTTAATTGTATGCGAAACATTTGAATATACCGTTGTATCCCAACTCCATGTATATGGGGCACTTGTATCTGTTGATTTGCATACATTATCTATGTAAAACTCTACCCGGCTTACACCATGGTCATCAGATGCCACTCCGGTTATATTTACCAGTCCCGCTATTGTATTGCCGTTTGTATATGTAGATATGCTTACAGTAGGTGGATTATCTGATGGTGCCGTAGATGTTGTAAAACTGTAATCACCAGTCGTTGTTGGGTTAGTTGCCATATCCGCTGTCACTATTCGATAATGATATATTGTGTTCGCAGCAAGCCCATTTAGTGGAACATTATGGGTGAATACACCGCCGGTATCTGTCACTGACGTTTCACTGCCATAAATTGTCGTTAAGCCATATTCTACCTTACTGTTGGCTAACTCATTTGTTGTCCATGTTATTACTACTGAACTGCTGGTTACATTAATTGGTGTTACTCCACTTACTACTGGCGGTGTGATATCATTATTATTAACAGTAACACTGATTGTTGCAGTACTTGTGTTCGTAGCAGTATTTGTTGATGTTCCAAAAGTATCATAAGCTTTAACCGTAATTGTATGTGCGGCATTTGTATATAACGTAGTATCCCAAGTCCACATATACGGAGAACCCGTATCAGTTGACTTACATACACTATCTATATAAAACAATACTTTACTTATACCATCACCATCCGATGCATTAACATTTATATCTGTACTTCCTGATACATTTGCTCCATTAGTAGGTGTAGAAATAGATACTGTTGGTGGTGAAGAAAATAAATACCCTAACCCAACTGTACCTGTTATTAACAATATTAAGATTTTTTTTAACATAAGTCCTCCTTTCCCTAACTTATATTATTGAAAATGGGACTTTTATTTTTTTTTCTATTGAATCTTGTTTTATACTTGCATTTATTGACCAATTCCCAGGTTTAACTCCAATTACATAAATTGCTATTATATTTTCACCTTTATCCAAATCACCACACCATTCAATTTCTTCCTGTCCTGCATTTATCTGTCCATTCTTTACAAATCTGATTCCATTTGATAATTCTACTTTTACCGTAGCTTGGTTTACTTTTGTCAGACTATTTATACGAAGCTTAAATACACTGATTTGATTAAGGTTGAGTGTAGTTATAATACCGGGTTCAATTGTTTGTTTTTTGTTTTTGTATATTTTATATACAGGTATTAATAGAAAAAACAATAGACAGATAGCGGCATATTTTAATTGCGGATATAATATCCTTAATGTGAAATTTGAGGTAACTTTTTGCCGGGATTCGGTAGCAGCCTTTACGAGTTTATAGTGGAGTTCATGTGTATAACCTACAGGTAATTTTTTCACTTCAGATGTCTTTAATGTGTTTTGTATTTTTTGAAGTATTGCTAACTCTGAAGAACATTTACTGCAAACTGAGAGGTGACTTTCAGTTTTATTTCTTTCACCTGCTGAAATATGACCATTTGCAAGATAATCATTTAAAATCTTCTTAACCTTCCTACATTTAAACCAGTTTAGTATATTCATCTTTTTGCTCCTTCACTATATTAGACGATTTATTTAAAAAAATGTTCCGGATTTCATAATCATTTTACTAAGTAATTTTCTTCCACGATTTAACCTCGATTTTATCGTACCTATAGAAGATTTACTAATTTCGGCAATCTCGTCATATGAAAATCCTTGTATATCATACATTACTACTGTAATACGATACTTCACCGGTATCTTTAATAATGTCTGTTCTACATTTTCACTAAACTGGCTTTTCTCTACTTCCTTTTCAGGACAATCTCTTTCATCTTTAACATGTAAAATAGATTCTAATGATATTGATTGAGATAAATTCTTTTTATATGAACTTTTACATTCATCTAAAAAGGTATTATGGATTATTCGCCAAACCCATGTAGAAAATCTTGATTTCTCTTCAAAATTATTTATTGAACAAAATATTTTTATTAAAACATCCTGTGAAAGGTCTCTGGCATCAGGTTCATTTCCGGTTAGATAATATGCAAAATTATATATTCTTTCCTGATGTATAGAAATAAGTTTCTCAAAAGCATTAACATCGCCACTTTTCGCTTTTTTTACAAGATTGTTTTCTTCAACGTGGTTTTGATTATTATCCATCTACTATATAGTTAGACGATTTATTTAGAAAAATGTTCCAGATTTTTTTGATAAGTACATTTACATTTGCCGTCATTGCGAACGGAGTGAAGCAATCCCTTTTGTATTATAAAAAACGAGATTGCCACGACCTTCGGTCTCACAATGACAATCTGTCAGACGACAATTTTAATGAACATCTGTGAAGTATATTACTTCTTAATTTCTTTAACTATTTCTGGAATTACCTGATAGAGGTCGCCTTCAATGGCATACGTGGCAAGTTTCATCATCGGACATTCGGGGTCTTTATTAATTGCAACTATCGTTTCGGAGGATTGCATTCCAACAAGATGTTGGATTTGCCCTGAAATTCCGCAAGCAAAATAAATTTTAGGTGCAACTGTTCTCCCTGTCTGACCTACCTGATGAGAATAGGGAATCCAACCGGCATCAACAGTAGCACGGGAAGCACCGACTGCGCCTCCAATCGCTTTAGCAAATTCTTCTATTAATTGAAAACCTTCGGGTTTTCCAAGTCCTCTCCCACCTGAAACGATTATATCCGCTTCGGCAAGATTTACTTTTTGCGATAAATCAGCAACAAACTGCAGAAAATTTGTTCTATTTTTTACTTTGCTTTTATCAAATGTCTTTTTTATTATTTCACCTTTTGCATTTTCTCTTTTTTCTGCTTTTTTGAAAACCTTATGTCTTACTGTAGCCATTTGAGGTCTATGATTTTTTGTTAATATTGTTGCCATTATATTTCCGCCAAAAGCGGGGCGGGTTTGCATTAAATATCGTGTTTTAGGGTCAATGTCCAGACCGGTGCAATCAGCGGTAAGTCCTGTTCGTATTTTAGCAGCTACTCGTGATGCAAAACTTCTTCCGATATTAGTTGCACCCATTAAAATTATTTCCGGTTTTTCTTCTTTGATAAGTTGTGCTAAAAGTTCTGAATATGGATCATCCTGGAATTCATTTAATATCTCATCATCATATAAATAAACTTTGTCTGCTCCATGGTTAATTAAATCAATAGCTTTGCTTTCAATTTTATTTCCCATTAAGATAGCACATAACTGAACTTTAAGCTTATCTGCTAACTCTTTACCCTTTGATAAAAGTTCATATACAACCGGTGAAATTTCTCCATGTCTTTGCTCTGCATAAACCCAAACATTTTTATATTGTCCAATGTCTGAGGTTTTAGAAACAATATCATCTTTCTCAATAACAATTGCCTGGTATTTCTTACATGCATCAAGACATGCCCCGCAATAATTGCATTTTAATTCATCAATTACAGCAAGTTTTATTTTTTTATCCGGTCTGGCAGTTAAAGTAATCGCCGCAAAAGGACAAGATTTAATACAAAGCCCGCAACCGATACACTTATCAGATATTACATATATCTTAGACATTTTTTCACCTTTTTAATCATGAGCGAGGGAAAAACTTCCGAAGAACCTCAATTTGCGACTTATTTGTTCCAGGAGCAAATTGCAGAGCGACTTCTAACGAGCGTTTCAAGGAAATTTATTCCCGAGCGTATTTTAAATAATTTTCGTTTCCTTTAATTTAGCTACTAATTTTACTGCCTGTTCCGACGGCTCTCCTGCAATACGTTCCCCACCCTTTCTTTGTGATGGAGAAAACACTTTCATTACATTCGTTGGAGAACCGGAAAACCCTAACTTTGTTTTATCTGCCTCAATCATTTTTGCTGTATAATGCTTAATTTCTGCTTTTTTAGAAAACATCATCCCTCTAAGAGACGGAAGTCGTGGCGTGTTTATTTCTTTTACTACAGTCAAAAGACATGGAACCGGTGATTCAATCAAATCATAACCATCTTCCATCATTCGTTCAACTGTAATTTTATTATTTTCTATTTTTTCTATTTTTTTAACATATGCTATGTGCGGTATATCAAGCATTTCTGCAACTCCAGGTCCTACTTGTGCGGTATCACCATCAATAGCTTGTTTCCCGCATAAAATAACATCGTAAGAACCGAACTTCTTTATTGATTGTGACAAAGTATAAGATGTAGCCCAAGTATCAGAACCGGCAAATTCCCTGTCAGAAACAAGGATAGCCTCATCACAACCCATAGAAAGACATTCACGAAGCGCTTTTTCTGCCTGTGGCGGACCCATAGTTAAAACAGTTGCTTTTCCGGAATATTTCTCTTTCAACCGTATCGCTTCCTCAACAGCATACATATCAAAAGGATTTACCTGCGCCTCTACCCCTTCTCTTTTTAAAGTTCCGGTTTTTTCATCAATTTTCACATCAGTTGTTGCCGGAACCTGCTTAATTAGAACTATAATATTCATATTATTTTCCAACCTTTTCAATCGCCAAGTTAGGGAAAAAGTCCATTCTAGCGAGGGAGTTGTTGAGCAGAACTTCACGGAGTTCCGCTTAAAACATTCAGCGGAACGAGTGAGAGTGCCAGCACAAGCTGGACACGGTTCTGCGAGACAAGCTCCCGAGCGATATTCAAAGAAATTTGTTCCCGAACGCTATTTATTTCTTTTTTGCAGATTTTTTTATTAAATCAAGTGCTATGACATTTCTTTGTATTTGGTTTGTTCCTTCATAAATCTGTGTAATTTTAGCATCACGCATCATTTTTTCAACCGGATATTCTTTCATATAACCATACCCGCCGAAAATTTGAACTGCATCTGTTGTAACTCGCATAGCAACATCTGATGCAAAAAGTTTACACATTGCAGAAGGGCCTGAAACCTCTTTATCACCTTTATCAATCGCCCGTGCAACTGCATAAATTAAAGTCCTTGCCGCTTCAACTTCTGTTGCCATATTCGCTAACATATGCTGGATTGCCTGAAATGATGAAATAGGATGATCAAATTGCTTTCTTGTTTTAGCATATTCTAATGCTTCATCAAGTGCTCCTGCTGCTATTCCAAGTGCCTGAGCAGCTACACCAGGCCGTGATTGGTCAAGTGTTTTCATTGCAACAATAAAACCCGCACCTTCCTTTCCTAAAAGGTTTGCCTTTGGAATCTTACAATCTTGAAATACAAGTTCACAGGTTGCCGATGCGCGGATACCCATTTTATTCTCTTTTTTACCGAATGAAAAACCAGGTGTTCCTTTCTCGACTATAAATGCAGATGCACCACGGGAACCTCTTGCTTTATCAGTCATCGTTATTACAGCATAGACCTCTGCAACCCCGCCATTTGTAATAAAACATTTTGTACCGTTTAAAATATAAAAATCGCCTTCTTTCCTTGCAGTTGTTTTTGTCGCTCCCGCATCACTTCCTGACTCGGGTTCAGTCAAACCAAAACCTGCAAGTATTTCACCTTTTGCAATTTTAGGAAGATATTTCTTTTTTTGCTCATCACTACCGAATAAAAGTATCGGGAATGTTCCAAGTGCAGTGGCTGCAAGCGAAAGAGCTATACCACCATCAACTTTGCAAAGTTCCTCTACTGCAAGACACAACTCCATTACCCCGCCGCCAAACCCGCCGTATTCTTGAGGAATGTAAAGTCCCATCAAATCTGCCTGCGAGAGTTCCTTAACAATTTCCCATGGAAATTCACCGGTTTCATCATAATGCTGTCTTACAGGTTTAATTTTTTCTTGTGCAACCTTCCGTGCCAACTCAACAATCATCTTTTGTTCATCAGTTAAAAAATAATCCACAAAATCTCCTTTTTAAATCTTAGATAACACATTCTTTGCAGCGTTTTGTTCTGCTTCTTTTTTTGACTTGCCAAAACCGGTCCCAAGCTGCTTTTTGTCTATAAAAACAGCCATTTTAAATATTTTATCGTGATCCGGACCTTTTTCTTCTATTACACTATAGTTCGGAATTAATTTGTACTTTGACTGAATAATTTCCTGCAACTCTGATTTATAATCAGACGTTGTAATTCCGTGTTTATTTAACACAACGTGTACAAATTTCTCAGCAGTCTTATAACCTTTATCAAGAAATATTGCGCCAATAATAGATTCCATTGTATTGGCTAATATTGATTCCTTTTCCCGCCCGCCGGTTGCTTCTTCGCTTTTTGAAATCTTAACAAATTTAGATATATCATATTTTCTTGCAATTAAATTCAATGTCGTTCTGCTGACTGCTGAAGATTTCATTTTTGATAGTTTGCCTTCGTTAAAATTAGGATATTTCTGATAAAGATATACAACCGTTGCTGCCGATAAAATGGCGTCACCTAAAAACTCCATACGTTCATTAAATTCTTTAAGGTTATTTTCAACAGCATATGATTTATGTGTAAGCGCAATATTCAAGAAATTAATATTTTTGAATTTTACACCTATTTTTTTTTGTAAAATATCGTTATTATTTAAAATCATACTTTTTGACAACTATTGTACTATTATGTCCTCCAAAACCAAGTGAATTAGAAATTGCTGCATTTATTTGTTTTTGTCGTGCTTTGTTAGGTACATAATCTAAATCACAATCAGTATCCGGAAATTCATAATTTATGGTAGGATGAACATATCCCCGTTCCATGCAAAGAGCAGTTGCAATAATCTCAACCGCTCCTGCTGCTCCCAAAAGATGTCCCATCATAGATTTAGTAGAAGATATCGCTAATTTCTTTGAATGCTCACCAAATGCCTTTTTTATCGCCATAGTTTCTATCTTGTCATTGAGTATCGTTGAAGTACCATGTGCGTTAACATAATCAATATCTTCAGGTTTAAGTTCTGCATCATTTATTGCTAATTTTATTGCCCTTGAGGATGCAATAGCATTTGGTTCCGGCGCTGTTATGTGATATGCATCATCAGTAGCTCCATAACCGGCTAGTTCACAATAGATTTTTGCACCTCTTTTCTTTGCATGTTCCTCAGTTTCAAGGACTACTATTCCTGCACCCTCACCCATCACAAATCCATTTCTTTTTATATCAAAAGGACGCGATGCTTTCTGAGGTTCGTCATTCATTGTAGAAAGAGCCTTTATAGCACAAAATCCTCCAAAACCCAAAGGAGTTATGGCAGCTTCTGTTCCACCTACAACCGCCACATCCATATCGCCATACCTCATAAGCCGTAAAGCGTCACCTATACAATGCGTTGAAGTTGCACATGCTGAAGATATTGAATAATTAGGTCCCTGTAAGTTGAACATCATGGCAATTTCCCCGGGTGCCATATTTGTTATAAGCATCGGGATGAGAAATGGTGATATTCTTCCGGGACCTTTTTCTAAAAGTACTTTTGCCTGGTCTTCAATAGTCTGCATACCGCCAATACCGCTTCCGACAATTGAACCGCATCTCTCAGGATTCTCTTTGGA
It contains:
- a CDS encoding electron transfer flavoprotein subunit alpha, which produces MSKIYVISDKCIGCGLCIKSCPFAAITLTARPDKKIKLAVIDELKCNYCGACLDACKKYQAIVIEKDDIVSKTSDIGQYKNVWVYAEQRHGEISPVVYELLSKGKELADKLKVQLCAILMGNKIESKAIDLINHGADKVYLYDDEILNEFQDDPYSELLAQLIKEEKPEIILMGATNIGRSFASRVAAKIRTGLTADCTGLDIDPKTRYLMQTRPAFGGNIMATILTKNHRPQMATVRHKVFKKAEKRENAKGEIIKKTFDKSKVKNRTNFLQFVADLSQKVNLAEADIIVSGGRGLGKPEGFQLIEEFAKAIGGAVGASRATVDAGWIPYSHQVGQTGRTVAPKIYFACGISGQIQHLVGMQSSETIVAINKDPECPMMKLATYAIEGDLYQVIPEIVKEIKK
- a CDS encoding PorV/PorQ family protein, which produces MFLRDLIVVTFFFQSCTILYSSGTSTSGGTLLKQYVGGRASSMGEAYVAISDDLYGLHYNPAGMANLEREFTCTYFQEPEVSFNYGLVGYGQNIGKMGVLAGSVFTYDAGKIEWEDDSGNVSKLSVQRDYLYTLGYAKEILYNFSVGVNAKLFSSTLVEKYNATAYGADIGGLYITPVEGLSVGTVMQNIGTPIKYIAVSDPMPTTFRVGVGYQLSLSQKTDLTVEMDIVKPNDSDIKENVGLECWIGDMLALRAGYKIGYDLENYSFGLGFEWSKIKIDYSMVSRKNLEIVHIFSVSLIQFGSKDEEVKEVDKEKVSEEIEETPKVVYQPPISKKERKRLLTDEVNSLCLEGMYLEALSNVDDLLKTEPTDNNIQKLKVQLRKIIAIIFRDAEKGKIHNLIRKSINSYLRIEGNERIAVFAIKYAQQIEPENQTIGKLSEFMEQEYPGIAKRETTVKGKTIIEQKLKTALDCIYNNDYERGIMECEDVLELEPDNVLALKRAGSAYYALNNKNMAIKMWKQAKKIDPSDPEISEFLYKVR
- a CDS encoding Ig-like domain-containing protein yields the protein MAKRSLLFLVVGMIELSCLFGTLSAADNPPTVSITSPANGATVSGSVSVAANATDDVAVTQVGFYVDNVLKSIDTSAPYAYSLNTTAYTNGSHTIKAVAVDTSSQTATSQISITINNVVVPPIISTPTPADTTPPLVSAVTSTNITSSGALIKWTTNELANSKVEYGLTTSYGKATPLADVNGIYSHSVTLSGLTEKTLYHYRIVTVDMAGNPTMTGDYSFTTISSPVDNPPTVSITSPANGATVSGSVSVTANATDDIAVTQVGFYVDNVLKSIDTSAPYAYSLNTTAYTNGSHTIKAVAVDTSSQTATSQISVTINNVVTPPPVDNPPTVSITSPANGATISGSVNVTANATDDKAVTQVDFYVDNVLKSIDTSAPYAWSLDTTAYTNGSHTIKAVAVDTSSQTATAQISVMVNNVVTPPPVDNPPTVTITNPANGATVSGSVSVTANATDDIAVTQVGFYVDSVLKSIDTSAPYAWSLNTTAYSNGSHTIKAVAVDTSSQTATSQISVTVNNVVISTPTPNTAPVLSWTGEPNYPGARGLYPETGTSTTTFVYRVKYTDADNDAPKTGYPRVHIEKGGIQISGSPFVMTAVDTNAYSSGRVYSYAKQLTELGNDYSYKFEAQDINNAIATGVTATWQVDAPDVSNTPNNPPVAYNQSVSTPKDTAKTITLVATDTETDSLIYYAIITQPAHGTLTGNAPKLIYTPASGYTGTDSFTFKAMDGDLFSNLATVSITVVAPVVGNSPTVSITSPANGAKVSGSVNVTANATDDIAVTQVGFYVDNVLKSIDTSVPYGWSLDTKAYSNGSHTIKAVAVNTSSQTATNQISVTFDNAAVHISTSTAGRGIRAVIGPKDTVINPMTMGGQKMKVNYSIGGKTNQSGEMVHVTVTIYNARGEFVKTLIDEDMAVGEYQSMWDGRNFENDIVASGVYIVRIKAGDFTSSKKIAVVK
- a CDS encoding RNA polymerase sigma factor; translation: MDNNQNHVEENNLVKKAKSGDVNAFEKLISIHQERIYNFAYYLTGNEPDARDLSQDVLIKIFCSINNFEEKSRFSTWVWRIIHNTFLDECKSSYKKNLSQSISLESILHVKDERDCPEKEVEKSQFSENVEQTLLKIPVKYRITVVMYDIQGFSYDEIAEISKSSIGTIKSRLNRGRKLLSKMIMKSGTFF
- a CDS encoding Ig-like domain-containing protein, which encodes MLKKILILLITGTVGLGYLFSSPPTVSISTPTNGANVSGSTDINVNASDGDGISKVLFYIDSVCKSTDTGSPYMWTWDTTLYTNAAHTITVKAYDTFGTSTNTATNTSTATISVTVNNNDITPPVVSGVTPINVTSSSVVITWTTNELANSKVEYGLTTIYGSETSVTDTGGVFTHNVPLNGLAANTIYHYRIVTADMATNPTTTGDYSFTTSTAPSDNPPTVSISTYTNGNTIAGLVNITGVASDDHGVSRVEFYIDNVCKSTDTSAPYTWSWDTTVYSNVSHTIKVLAYDTISQSTSSQISVTVNNNVADNPPTVSISTYTNGNTVAGLANITAIASDDHGVSRVEFYIDNVCKSTDTSAPYTWSWDTTVYSNASHTIKVLAYDTISQSTSSQISVTVNNSTVTVNTPPVASDQSVSATKDTAKTITLTASDADGDLLSYSIVTSPAHGTLEQMITIPEQENSKCTYTPASGYTGTDSFTFKVNDGKVDSNIATVSITVVAPVADNLPTVSITSPASGATVSGNVNVTVSASDDNGVTQVSFYIDNVFKSTDSVTPYSWSWNTTGYSNGSHIIKVIATDTANQTTNTEITVTVSNVYTIVNSTPTNIGITAEIKPTDTVINPVSGQSTKINFTVGGKTAQFGEVVHVTVAIYNARGEKVKTLIDEDMAVGAYQSMWNGRNFEEDIVASGVYVVRMKAGKDSVSKKIVVIK